The nucleotide window CGCTGATAAAAAGACACATAAATCATAACAGCCATTGATAAAAGAAGaaatagaaaatgaaaaagaaaaagggcaTTATAAGTATGAGATTAGATATTTCCGGTAGGAGCTACGAAACATCGGGATTATTCAGCACCGTGAATGAGAAAGGCACGGAGCAGTACGGACGGGGGACTTCAAGATTGAGGCTTTTCCCATTTGAGGGGCTTCACAACTTCCCAGGTGAAGTCGGGGTCGTCCCTTCCAAAATGTCCATAGGCAGCTGTCTTCAAGAACCGGCCATTGCCACCCCTCTTGAGGTCCAGGTTGATGGTGATCATTCCAGGCCTGAAATCAAAGTTCTCCTTCACAATTTGGAGGATTTCCTTGTCAGGAATCTTTCCAGTTCCGTAGCTGTCTACGAAGACAGACAAGGGCTCCGGCACACCAATAGCATAGGAGACCTGCACGAGGCACCTGCGTGCAAGCCCATTAGCTACAATGCTCTTGGCAGCTTGCCTAACGATGTAAGCTCCACTTCTGTCCACCTTGGTTGGGTCCTTTCCAGAGAAAGCACCGCCACCATGGGCTCCCCAGCCACCGTAAGTGTCAATGATGATCTTACGACCGGTAAGACCTGCATCACCGTGAGGACCACCAATGACAAAGCGGCCAGATGGGTTGAGGTGGAAGATCGTCTTCCCATCAAGATACTTCTCAGGAATAACAGGCTTGATAACATGCTCTTTGAGGTCAGCAGCAATTTCATCATTTGTAACAGTCTCATCATGCTGGGTGGAGATGAGGACAGTGTGAACACGAACCGGAACCATGGCACCATTATCGTTGTAGTACTCAACAGTAACCTGTGTTTTACCATCAGGCCTTAGCCAGGGGCAGGTACCATTCTTCCTAACCTCAGTAAGACGTGCCCCAAGCTTAGTTGCAAGGACATGGCTGAGAGGCATGAATTCTGGGGTTTCATCAGTGGCATAACCAAACATATGGCCCTGGTCACCAGCTCCAATATCTTCTGGGCGCTTGGTAAAGTGGCCATGGACACCCTGGGCAATATCAGGGCTCTGCTGCTCAATATTGACCAGGACCTTGCAGTTGTCAGCATCAAGACCCACATCATCAGAAACAAATCCAATGTTGCGGCACGTTTCACGCACAATCTTCTCATAGTCTAcattagctttggtggtaatttCTCCAAAGACCATGACCATGTTAGTCTTGGAGCATGTTTCACAGGCAACCTTGCTGTCAGGGTCCTGGGCAAGGCAGGCATCGAGCACAGCATCAGAGATCTGGTCACAAAGCTTGTCAGGGTGACCCTCGTTGACAGACTCAGATGTGAATAGAAATGTCTCCATTCTAACAAGCTGCACAAGCAAAGGAATCTTACTACAATTACGACTATTCCTCTGATTACAAAATAAAAGATCGATAATGATGTTCGATACAACGTATCCAGTAAATAAAAAATTTCGATCCAAGTTTACGACAACATCAACTCAAAGCCTTATACTACAACATATTGAATTTTTTAACACTAAAACATCCTAAATCAAACCTCATCATCTCAGATCCTAAAATATTCAAAAGCCAAAATACTGAAAAACTTCAAAATGAACAGATCTGCGAGAACTTCAGTCAAACTTTAAGGACACTCGTTTTCCGCTGCTACTAAAACAACAAAGCAAAATCTACTACCGAAAATCACATAGCAAAGTAattaaaagaacaaagaaaaaagGTAGAAAAGGGAACCTGGAACAAAGATTCACGGGTGGATCTGAGTCTTTTGTCGAGAGAAAGAGAGAGGATGTTGAGCAGACCAGACCTCTATAGAAGCGGAACTCAAGGGCACGACGAATCTGGTCTCGAACGTGCTTATTTATAGAGAGAATGGAAGTTACCGGTTACTGGTTTAATCAGTATACTTTTGAAGTTGGGTAGGAATCTGGTAAAATCAGGATCTGACGGCTGATATAAAAGTTTTGAGATGATAAAAATTGTATACGTTGGATGTTAGCAGGATATGGAATGTGAAATGGTGAGGGATTGGGTGGGGTTGGTGAGAGCAAGACGTTtgaattttcattttatataaaaataacattcgTGG belongs to Gossypium arboreum isolate Shixiya-1 chromosome 7, ASM2569848v2, whole genome shotgun sequence and includes:
- the LOC108453050 gene encoding S-adenosylmethionine synthase 1-like produces the protein METFLFTSESVNEGHPDKLCDQISDAVLDACLAQDPDSKVACETCSKTNMVMVFGEITTKANVDYEKIVRETCRNIGFVSDDVGLDADNCKVLVNIEQQSPDIAQGVHGHFTKRPEDIGAGDQGHMFGYATDETPEFMPLSHVLATKLGARLTEVRKNGTCPWLRPDGKTQVTVEYYNDNGAMVPVRVHTVLISTQHDETVTNDEIAADLKEHVIKPVIPEKYLDGKTIFHLNPSGRFVIGGPHGDAGLTGRKIIIDTYGGWGAHGGGAFSGKDPTKVDRSGAYIVRQAAKSIVANGLARRCLVQVSYAIGVPEPLSVFVDSYGTGKIPDKEILQIVKENFDFRPGMITINLDLKRGGNGRFLKTAAYGHFGRDDPDFTWEVVKPLKWEKPQS